The following proteins come from a genomic window of Candidatus Paceibacterota bacterium:
- the truB gene encoding tRNA pseudouridine(55) synthase TruB translates to MEGIILIDKPSGITSFDVIRRLRTKFGAKKGEPKWKMGHAGTLDPMASGLMIIAYGPATKRLNEFLKLPKVYEAGILLGVKTDTGDLQGKILETVSAQVTAEALKVALKELIGTHEFAVPAYSAIKQGGEALYKKARRGEKIELPKKPMTVKKIILKSFLQDGQYQIIKADFEVGSGTYIRTLAEEIGYKLGLPATLQALRRTQIGDFSIGQAEKLN, encoded by the coding sequence ATGGAAGGAATAATTCTAATTGATAAACCGTCCGGCATCACTTCTTTCGATGTGATTCGTCGGCTAAGGACTAAATTCGGCGCCAAAAAAGGTGAACCAAAATGGAAGATGGGTCACGCCGGCACACTTGACCCGATGGCTTCTGGCTTAATGATTATTGCCTATGGCCCAGCTACCAAGAGGCTGAATGAATTTCTTAAATTACCAAAAGTGTACGAGGCGGGAATTTTGTTAGGCGTGAAAACTGATACAGGTGATCTTCAGGGGAAAATTTTGGAGACGGTTTCTGCCCAGGTTACAGCCGAGGCTTTAAAAGTGGCACTTAAGGAGCTAATCGGCACGCACGAGTTTGCCGTGCCGGCGTATTCAGCAATCAAACAGGGTGGGGAAGCGCTTTACAAAAAAGCTCGGCGGGGAGAGAAAATTGAGCTACCCAAAAAGCCGATGACAGTGAAAAAAATAATTCTTAAGAGTTTTTTACAAGACGGTCAGTATCAGATTATCAAGGCTGATTTTGAAGTCGGCAGTGGCACCTACATTCGTACTCTGGCCGAAGAAATTGGTTATAAACTAGGCCTACCGGCCACCCTTCAGGCATTAAGGCGGACCCAAATCGGCGATTTTTCAATCGGACAAGCCGAAAAATTAAACTAA
- a CDS encoding RNA polymerase sigma factor, protein MSLLEAEIVNLNSHLENLSDEEVLVYSIKNPDAFSVIVDRYEDAFVRKLRMMLRASDEVQDIVQDAFVKIYLNASKYRPVPGASFKSWAYRILLNTCFTKMKKLNLEKTRLMDLEPEVVENLPDKADSWQKHLELDEFLSVISKISSGAKSLLQSIVVDGKTSEDIATAEGISISAVRTRLHRAKKEYKKASTNLI, encoded by the coding sequence ATGTCTTTACTAGAAGCTGAAATCGTGAATCTGAACTCTCATCTCGAAAATCTTTCCGATGAGGAAGTTTTGGTGTATTCAATCAAAAATCCAGATGCTTTTTCAGTTATCGTGGATCGCTACGAGGATGCGTTTGTGCGAAAACTGCGGATGATGCTACGCGCTTCGGATGAGGTGCAAGATATTGTTCAGGATGCTTTCGTGAAAATCTATCTTAACGCCTCCAAGTATCGGCCGGTCCCCGGTGCTTCATTCAAATCTTGGGCCTATCGAATTTTGCTCAACACCTGCTTCACCAAGATGAAGAAGCTAAATCTGGAGAAGACTCGTCTGATGGATTTGGAACCGGAGGTGGTGGAGAATCTGCCTGATAAGGCTGATAGTTGGCAAAAGCACCTCGAGCTTGATGAATTTTTGTCAGTTATTTCCAAAATTTCTTCCGGAGCCAAAAGCCTACTGCAGAGTATCGTGGTAGATGGCAAAACTTCTGAAGATATCGCGACCGCCGAAGGAATTTCGATTTCAGCCGTCAGGACCAGATTGCACCGAGCCAAGAAGGAATACAAAAAAGCCAGCACTAATCTAATTTAA
- a CDS encoding ABC transporter permease translates to MTLKHIARTAVRGLSVNKSRSILTILGIVIGIMAIIVIVSLGNGAQNLILGQIQGMGSKTVVVIPGREPSGPADSAQIFSDSLKQKDLESLRQKINAPTIAKIVPVVFGGEQASYDNETYRLTIFGASEAMAQIFDMEPETGSFITADDVRGRADVVVIGSKVKKELFGQSDALGQKIKIKGRTFRVVGVLAAKGQVSFFNFDEVAIVPYTTAQQFIFGIKYFHRFMIEAESEELISATVFDVERTLRANHSISDPSKDDFFVQTQADLASRLSVITTALTLFLVAVAAISLVVGGIGIMNIMLVSVTERTKEIGLRKAVGASNRDIMLQFLFEAVILTLLGGLVGVILGVIISFGASIIIGKVVGLGWQYDFPYLALIIGLAVSGSVGLVFGVYPAKQAAKKSPIEALRYE, encoded by the coding sequence ATGACTCTGAAACATATAGCCAGAACGGCGGTTAGAGGTCTCTCGGTGAATAAAAGCCGCTCGATTTTGACGATTCTCGGCATCGTTATCGGTATTATGGCGATTATTGTGATTGTTTCCTTGGGCAACGGCGCGCAAAATCTAATCCTTGGTCAGATCCAGGGCATGGGTTCAAAAACTGTTGTGGTTATCCCGGGCCGAGAACCAAGCGGGCCGGCCGATTCGGCTCAGATTTTTAGCGATTCGCTTAAGCAGAAGGATCTCGAGTCTCTGCGACAAAAAATAAATGCTCCGACAATCGCCAAAATTGTGCCGGTGGTTTTTGGCGGTGAACAGGCATCTTATGACAACGAAACCTATCGATTGACGATTTTCGGTGCCTCGGAGGCAATGGCCCAGATTTTTGACATGGAACCGGAGACCGGATCTTTTATAACGGCAGATGATGTTCGTGGTCGGGCCGATGTGGTGGTAATCGGTTCCAAGGTCAAGAAAGAACTTTTTGGACAGAGCGACGCTTTGGGACAAAAAATCAAAATTAAAGGCCGGACTTTTCGGGTAGTCGGAGTTTTGGCGGCCAAAGGCCAGGTTTCTTTTTTCAATTTTGACGAGGTGGCGATCGTGCCCTATACCACGGCTCAACAATTTATTTTCGGCATCAAATACTTTCACCGCTTTATGATTGAGGCCGAGTCTGAAGAATTGATTTCGGCTACCGTGTTTGATGTGGAGAGGACTTTGCGGGCCAATCACTCGATTAGTGACCCGAGCAAAGATGACTTTTTCGTGCAAACTCAAGCTGACTTGGCGAGCCGGCTTAGTGTCATCACTACAGCGCTAACCTTATTTTTGGTGGCGGTGGCCGCGATTTCTCTGGTAGTTGGCGGTATTGGCATCATGAATATTATGCTAGTGTCGGTGACGGAACGAACGAAAGAAATTGGTTTACGCAAAGCTGTCGGCGCTTCCAATCGCGACATTATGCTTCAATTTTTATTTGAGGCGGTTATTCTAACTTTGCTCGGCGGGTTGGTCGGAGTCATTCTGGGGGTAATTATTTCTTTTGGCGCCTCAATTATAATTGGCAAAGTGGTTGGACTGGGCTGGCAGTACGATTTCCCTTATCTGGCGCTCATTATCGGCCTGGCGGTTTCCGGTTCAGTTGGTCTGGTGTTCGGAGTTTATCCGGCTAAACAGGCGGCTAAGAAAAGTCCGATTGAGGCCCTAAGGTATGAGTAA
- a CDS encoding ABC transporter ATP-binding protein — protein MSQSKDSAVAIETRDIHKSYFDEGGEETKVLQGISFSIKAGEFVAIMGPSGSGKSTLLHILGFLDYPTSGEYYFGGRRFEHFGEDESAKLRNEKIGFVFQAFNLLPRTTVFENVRLPLFYSRIPESEWQERTERAIDSVGLSHRMHHESAGLSGGEKQRVAIARALVVRPEIIFADEPTGNLDSKSGQVVMDIIRKLNEEHGHTIVLITHETYTAEQAGRIIRIKDGSIESDSKVSKRSVFMK, from the coding sequence ATGTCCCAGTCTAAAGATTCGGCAGTGGCAATCGAGACTCGCGATATACACAAGTCTTATTTTGATGAAGGCGGGGAAGAGACCAAGGTTCTCCAAGGGATTTCCTTCTCAATCAAGGCAGGCGAGTTTGTGGCGATTATGGGACCGTCCGGTTCGGGTAAATCGACCCTGCTTCACATTTTGGGTTTTTTGGATTACCCGACTTCCGGCGAATATTATTTTGGTGGCCGTCGTTTTGAGCATTTTGGCGAGGACGAGTCGGCCAAGTTGCGTAATGAAAAAATTGGCTTTGTGTTTCAGGCCTTCAACCTGTTGCCGAGGACTACGGTTTTTGAAAATGTTCGCTTGCCCCTTTTCTATTCAAGAATTCCGGAATCTGAATGGCAAGAGCGGACCGAGCGGGCCATTGACTCGGTCGGCTTGTCGCACCGGATGCACCACGAGTCAGCCGGCCTCTCCGGCGGAGAAAAACAACGAGTGGCTATTGCCCGCGCTCTGGTTGTCAGGCCGGAGATTATTTTCGCCGATGAGCCAACTGGCAATTTGGATTCAAAATCTGGCCAAGTGGTCATGGATATTATCCGTAAACTTAATGAGGAGCACGGGCACACGATTGTTTTGATTACCCACGAGACCTATACGGCCGAACAGGCCGGCAGGATTATCAGGATCAAGGACGGCTCGATTGAGAGCGATAGCAAGGTGTCAAAGCGAAGTGTTTTTATGAAATAA
- a CDS encoding efflux RND transporter periplasmic adaptor subunit, translating to MKHLKKPIFYIPSIVLVLIVIALFLIFSPKKVELQTIVVSPQTLTQEVSVTGKVVAKNDVKLGFENSGLISAVYRDVGSVVKAGDAIVALDSSEIFAKLLQAEAERDRTQAELDQLKRGTRPEEIDIARVKVDNAEVTLTDARKNLVDKLNDAFVKSDDAIRAKVDQFITNPRAQNPKLNFQVDSQLAAKIESTRLALEGTLTLWQTSLVNLTISSDLLTYLASASDNLFVINNFLNDVSFVVNALQASASLTQTTIDSYKADILTARTNINTAISNLTTAGEKLRAADSNLRLENNNLKLSLAGATAGDLEAAEASLKSSEANVLNLKSQLAKTVIRAPFAGVVSVQDAKVGEIATAGKILVSLFGSTLHIEAYVPEADVAKIHLKDQARVTLDAYSSEIEFPAEVVFMDPAETVIENVSTYRILLEFKTEDERIRSGMTANLDIITATKEKALAVPQRAVIGQNGGSFVKVLVGNEIVNKDVKIGIRSNDGLVEVISGLEVGDTVIIN from the coding sequence ATGAAACATCTAAAAAAGCCGATTTTCTATATCCCCTCAATCGTTCTGGTTTTAATCGTCATCGCTTTGTTTTTGATTTTCTCGCCCAAAAAAGTTGAATTGCAAACTATTGTGGTATCTCCGCAGACTTTAACTCAAGAGGTAAGCGTGACCGGCAAAGTGGTTGCGAAAAATGATGTTAAGCTGGGCTTTGAAAATAGCGGCCTAATTAGCGCGGTGTATCGAGATGTCGGTAGTGTCGTCAAGGCTGGCGACGCCATCGTGGCCCTAGATAGCTCGGAAATTTTCGCCAAGTTGCTTCAAGCTGAAGCGGAAAGAGACCGGACGCAGGCTGAACTTGATCAGCTGAAACGCGGCACGAGACCGGAGGAAATCGACATTGCCAGAGTGAAAGTCGACAACGCCGAAGTGACGCTTACGGATGCTCGGAAAAATTTGGTCGACAAGCTTAATGACGCCTTTGTAAAGTCGGATGACGCGATTCGAGCTAAAGTTGATCAGTTTATCACCAATCCGCGCGCTCAAAATCCTAAACTAAATTTTCAAGTCGATTCTCAACTGGCGGCCAAGATCGAATCAACACGGCTGGCCCTGGAAGGGACCCTGACTCTCTGGCAGACAAGCTTGGTCAACCTGACCATAAGCTCCGACCTCCTAACTTATTTGGCAAGCGCCAGCGACAATCTTTTTGTCATCAACAATTTCCTAAACGATGTGTCTTTTGTGGTCAACGCCTTGCAGGCTTCGGCCAGTTTGACCCAGACGACAATTGACTCCTATAAGGCCGATATTCTAACGGCGCGCACGAATATCAATACTGCTATTTCCAATTTGACAACCGCCGGTGAAAAGTTGCGGGCGGCCGATTCCAACTTGCGTCTGGAAAATAATAATCTCAAGTTGTCATTGGCCGGCGCGACAGCCGGAGACCTTGAGGCCGCAGAGGCTTCACTGAAATCGTCCGAAGCCAATGTCCTCAATCTGAAAAGCCAGCTGGCGAAAACCGTAATCCGCGCGCCTTTCGCCGGAGTAGTGAGCGTTCAGGATGCCAAGGTTGGCGAGATTGCTACTGCCGGTAAGATTTTAGTATCACTCTTTGGTTCAACCTTGCACATTGAGGCTTATGTGCCGGAGGCGGATGTGGCCAAAATCCATCTCAAGGATCAGGCCCGGGTGACCTTAGACGCCTATAGCAGTGAAATAGAATTTCCAGCCGAGGTGGTCTTCATGGACCCAGCTGAAACAGTGATTGAAAATGTTTCCACTTATCGAATTCTGCTCGAATTCAAAACTGAAGATGAGAGAATTCGTTCTGGTATGACGGCAAACTTGGATATTATTACCGCCACCAAAGAAAAGGCTTTGGCTGTGCCACAGCGGGCGGTTATCGGTCAAAATGGTGGTAGTTTTGTTAAAGTTCTGGTCGGCAATGAAATCGTGAATAAGGATGTAAAAATCGGCATTCGTAGCAACGATGGCCTGGTGGAGGTGATTTCCGGACTGGAAGTGGGCGATACGGTGATCATAAATTAA
- a CDS encoding nucleoside monophosphate kinase, with protein MRHIKTAVVLIGRSGCGKGKGAEPLRQMGISVLETGALFREMKQQAKHSPSIDCIDSGILVADETVMWQVKLWLTAHKEKMIVLDGAIRTEQQANTIVQELKSRGYQLATFWFNASEQACRNRITKRASETQDGRVDDSTVESIDHKLKAFDQKTLPIKPFMQSPQVSHQFVEVAEDLGVQEVQSLIMHSLGLISNARITSSNQPAVFVAPALARQIFKDEPHPVEP; from the coding sequence ATGAGGCATATCAAAACTGCAGTGGTGTTGATCGGTCGGAGCGGTTGTGGCAAGGGCAAGGGCGCAGAACCTCTTCGGCAAATGGGTATCTCGGTTCTGGAAACTGGAGCACTCTTCCGCGAGATGAAACAGCAGGCCAAGCATAGTCCGTCCATCGACTGCATCGATTCCGGAATCTTGGTGGCCGACGAAACGGTCATGTGGCAAGTCAAACTTTGGCTCACCGCGCACAAGGAAAAGATGATTGTGCTCGATGGCGCTATCCGGACAGAGCAACAGGCCAACACTATCGTCCAAGAACTGAAGAGTCGTGGCTATCAGCTGGCCACCTTTTGGTTCAACGCCTCGGAGCAGGCTTGTCGGAACAGAATCACCAAACGGGCTTCCGAAACCCAGGACGGCCGCGTCGACGACTCGACTGTCGAATCGATCGACCACAAACTGAAGGCCTTCGACCAGAAGACCTTGCCAATCAAGCCCTTCATGCAGAGTCCGCAGGTCAGCCACCAATTCGTGGAGGTTGCTGAGGATCTCGGCGTGCAAGAAGTCCAGAGCCTGATCATGCACAGCCTGGGACTGATCTCTAACGCCCGAATCACCTCAAGCAATCAGCCGGCAGTCTTCGTGGCGCCGGCGCTCGCTCGCCAGATCTTCAAGGATGAGCCACACCCGGTTGAGCCTTGA
- a CDS encoding RNA-binding protein, with protein sequence MAKKLYVGGLPYSTTNDELKDAFSKMGEVISANVIIDKMTGRSRGFGFVEMNDDDALKAVDAMNGTDLGGRKIIVNEARPMGDRPPRRGGFGGGDRGDRRSF encoded by the coding sequence ATGGCTAAGAAATTGTATGTAGGCGGTCTTCCATATTCAACTACCAATGATGAATTGAAGGACGCTTTCTCTAAAATGGGTGAAGTCATTTCGGCAAATGTTATCATCGACAAGATGACCGGTCGCTCACGCGGCTTTGGTTTCGTGGAGATGAATGACGACGACGCTTTGAAAGCGGTTGACGCAATGAACGGAACTGATCTAGGAGGCCGAAAGATCATCGTCAACGAGGCTCGCCCAATGGGTGATCGACCTCCACGACGAGGTGGCTTTGGCGGTGGCGATCGAGGTGATCGACGCAGCTTCTAA
- the hisS gene encoding histidine--tRNA ligase, with amino-acid sequence MSEKNTKTPKLSTEPYKGVRDFYPADQFTQNYIFGVMKKTLESFGYEEYGASVLEPAELYRAKSGEEIVNDQTYTFTDRGEREVTLRPEMTPSVARLIAAKRKEMAFPVRWYSIPNLFRYEQPQRGRLREHWQLNADVFGIKNIQAEVETLTLASTLLRNFGLKDNQFEIRINSRKIMNYILRDLFMLNEGESYQISKLIDKKEKISKDEFAGEIKKMIGERSDDFLTLLNTENFAEFIKVIGSAEKVAPAVAEIKTLIEKLEQLGITNVVFTQTLMRGFDYYTGIVFEVFDTNPKNRRSIFGGGRYDDLLAIFGEEKIPAFGFGMGDVVIRDVLETYGLLPKFEPKTQIYICSTNLEAADYTNEIAQKMREVGISAAVDYTERKIGDQIKYADKNKIPFVTVIGEDEVKSGKFKIKRLSDGKETEIGDSEVESLVKIIKK; translated from the coding sequence ATGTCAGAAAAAAATACCAAAACACCAAAACTCTCAACTGAACCTTACAAAGGCGTAAGAGATTTTTACCCTGCCGACCAATTCACCCAAAACTACATTTTTGGAGTCATGAAAAAAACTTTGGAAAGTTTCGGTTATGAAGAGTACGGGGCTTCCGTGCTGGAGCCAGCCGAACTCTACCGAGCCAAAAGCGGTGAGGAAATCGTCAACGATCAAACCTACACCTTTACTGACCGCGGTGAGCGCGAAGTCACTTTAAGACCGGAAATGACCCCAAGTGTCGCACGATTGATCGCCGCCAAGCGAAAAGAAATGGCCTTTCCGGTCCGCTGGTATTCGATTCCCAATCTTTTTCGTTATGAACAACCCCAGAGAGGTCGTTTGCGCGAACATTGGCAATTGAACGCCGACGTTTTCGGCATCAAAAATATTCAGGCCGAAGTTGAGACCCTGACTCTCGCCTCTACCCTACTTCGTAATTTCGGCCTGAAGGATAACCAATTCGAAATCCGAATCAATAGCCGCAAAATCATGAATTATATTTTGCGCGATCTTTTTATGCTTAATGAAGGCGAATCCTACCAAATTTCCAAACTGATTGACAAGAAAGAGAAAATCTCAAAGGATGAATTTGCCGGAGAAATCAAGAAAATGATTGGCGAAAGAAGTGATGACTTTCTCACACTCTTAAATACCGAGAACTTTGCCGAATTTATTAAGGTTATCGGCAGTGCCGAAAAAGTTGCACCCGCTGTCGCCGAAATCAAGACGCTGATTGAAAAATTGGAACAACTTGGCATCACCAATGTGGTCTTTACCCAAACCCTGATGCGTGGCTTCGATTATTACACCGGCATTGTTTTTGAGGTTTTCGACACCAATCCCAAGAATCGTCGCTCAATTTTTGGTGGTGGCCGCTATGATGACCTCTTGGCCATATTTGGAGAGGAAAAGATTCCGGCCTTCGGATTTGGCATGGGAGATGTCGTCATCCGTGATGTTCTGGAAACCTATGGCCTACTTCCAAAATTTGAACCGAAAACTCAAATCTATATCTGCTCCACCAATCTAGAAGCCGCCGATTACACCAACGAAATCGCCCAAAAGATGAGGGAGGTTGGTATTTCTGCCGCTGTCGACTATACCGAGAGAAAAATCGGCGACCAGATTAAATATGCCGACAAGAACAAGATTCCTTTTGTCACAGTCATCGGCGAAGATGAGGTCAAATCCGGCAAGTTTAAAATCAAGCGCCTTTCTGATGGTAAGGAGACTGAAATCGGTGATAGCGAGGTTGAATCTTTAGTAAAAATTATTAAAAAGTAG
- a CDS encoding ribonuclease H-like domain-containing protein: protein MHKIVFDIETSNLFSDVGVNDPAALTISVVGIYDSETDSYSSFLESELKKLWPIIEKADILIGYNSNHFDIPLLDKYYPGDLTKIKSLDLMKEVQNVLGRRIKLDTLAEATLGKNKTGNGLEAIKLWKQGEVEKVRSYCLQDVKITKELYEYMLENGKVKYLDGKDTKELKIDTSKWEEKSHSAMTHTLPF, encoded by the coding sequence ATGCACAAGATCGTCTTTGATATCGAGACTAGCAATCTTTTTTCCGATGTTGGTGTTAATGACCCGGCCGCCCTCACGATTTCTGTCGTGGGCATTTATGATTCCGAAACCGATTCTTACAGCAGTTTTTTGGAATCCGAGCTCAAGAAGCTTTGGCCAATTATTGAAAAAGCTGATATTTTGATAGGCTACAACTCCAACCATTTCGATATTCCGCTTTTAGATAAATATTACCCAGGCGATCTAACCAAAATTAAAAGTTTAGACCTGATGAAGGAAGTCCAGAATGTTTTAGGCCGAAGAATCAAATTAGACACTTTGGCCGAAGCAACTTTGGGTAAAAATAAAACCGGCAACGGTCTGGAAGCAATTAAATTATGGAAGCAAGGTGAAGTTGAAAAAGTTCGTTCTTACTGTCTACAAGATGTCAAAATCACCAAGGAGCTTTACGAATATATGCTTGAAAACGGCAAAGTTAAATACCTCGACGGCAAAGACACCAAGGAATTAAAAATCGACACCAGCAAATGGGAAGAAAAAAGTCACTCGGCGATGACTCATACGCTGCCTTTTTAA
- a CDS encoding ZIP family metal transporter, translating into MIIVIAIGAFAATLLGGLFALRYQDKLHLILGFSAGAVIGVAFFDLLPEAVGLSSGSFDISTVSSVIALGFVLFMILDRVLAACHHDDDHCENQSHRGRLGAGSLSFHSFLDGLAVGLAFQVSVSVGLVVAIAVLVHDFSDGINTVGMILKNGGTKKQAFSWLTLDALAPVLGIIVAYFLKVPEQILGILLAIFCGFFFYIGASDLLPESHHRHPTIWTTVTTVLGIAVLYGAIKLAGI; encoded by the coding sequence ATGATTATTGTCATTGCCATCGGTGCTTTTGCGGCCACCCTTCTTGGGGGACTGTTCGCCTTGCGCTATCAAGATAAATTGCATTTAATTTTGGGTTTTAGCGCCGGTGCGGTAATCGGCGTGGCCTTTTTTGATTTATTGCCGGAGGCCGTCGGGCTTTCGTCCGGTTCATTCGATATTTCTACAGTTTCTAGTGTGATTGCCCTGGGCTTTGTTCTCTTCATGATTTTGGACCGAGTTTTGGCGGCCTGTCATCATGATGACGATCATTGTGAAAACCAAAGTCATCGCGGACGCTTAGGGGCGGGGAGTTTATCCTTCCACAGTTTTTTAGATGGCCTAGCTGTGGGTTTGGCATTTCAGGTTTCGGTTTCAGTTGGTCTTGTGGTGGCGATTGCGGTTTTGGTCCACGATTTTTCTGACGGTATTAATACCGTGGGCATGATTCTTAAAAATGGTGGCACCAAAAAACAAGCTTTCAGTTGGCTAACTCTCGATGCTTTGGCGCCGGTCTTGGGAATTATTGTGGCTTATTTTCTAAAGGTGCCGGAACAAATTTTAGGAATTTTACTGGCGATTTTTTGTGGTTTCTTTTTCTATATTGGCGCGAGCGACTTGTTGCCGGAAAGTCATCATCGTCATCCAACCATTTGGACAACAGTCACTACTGTTTTAGGTATTGCCGTTCTCTACGGCGCAATTAAGTTGGCGGGGATTTAA
- a CDS encoding DsbA family protein, whose translation MEKNSLTLPAAIVIAGALIAGAVFYASYTPSTTPSVPTGRAVSNESEINLKAVSADEHILGNPNAQLKIVEFSDTECPFCKTFHTTMQQIVSKYGKTGEIAWIYRHFPLDNIHPKTRKEAEATECVDELKGNSGFWTYLNAIFSTTPANNNLDPAVLLQLAKAEQVNEQSFQTCLNSGKYAQKVDDQYQDGIGVGVQGTPHSVIIADKPFSSQTIASVLALYEKYRDSQTGELPVKTSTDGLKVSVSGAIPYPLFEQTVSLLLGK comes from the coding sequence ATGGAGAAAAATTCTTTAACCTTACCGGCCGCAATTGTGATTGCCGGAGCTCTCATTGCCGGGGCGGTTTTTTACGCTTCTTATACGCCAAGTACTACCCCATCAGTCCCAACCGGAAGGGCCGTGAGCAATGAGAGTGAGATAAATCTCAAAGCAGTTTCCGCCGACGAACATATTTTGGGTAATCCTAACGCCCAACTAAAAATTGTTGAGTTCTCTGATACTGAATGCCCATTCTGCAAGACTTTCCACACCACCATGCAGCAAATCGTGAGTAAGTACGGCAAAACCGGAGAAATTGCCTGGATTTACCGCCACTTCCCGCTTGATAACATTCACCCAAAAACTCGCAAAGAAGCCGAGGCCACCGAGTGCGTGGACGAGCTTAAAGGCAACAGTGGTTTTTGGACATATCTCAACGCAATTTTCAGCACTACTCCGGCCAATAACAATCTTGACCCGGCGGTGCTACTTCAATTGGCCAAAGCCGAGCAAGTTAATGAGCAAAGTTTCCAAACTTGTTTGAATAGCGGCAAATACGCGCAAAAAGTAGACGACCAATATCAAGACGGCATCGGGGTCGGAGTCCAAGGCACGCCCCACTCGGTGATTATTGCCGACAAGCCGTTTTCTAGCCAAACCATCGCCTCCGTTTTGGCTCTATACGAAAAATATCGAGACTCGCAGACAGGCGAACTGCCAGTCAAAACCTCGACCGATGGCCTAAAAGTTAGCGTAAGTGGCGCCATTCCCTACCCATTGTTTGAGCAAACAGTTTCTCTCTTACTCGGCAAGTAA